A single region of the Triticum dicoccoides isolate Atlit2015 ecotype Zavitan chromosome 2B, WEW_v2.0, whole genome shotgun sequence genome encodes:
- the LOC119368339 gene encoding uncharacterized protein LOC119368339: MAPPPPLDEDDNYEDPLEEAICAQRVRLSEREVCNLCDNFLPRAELIGAPLVTRLTSTMIDRHVMKLPKSLSESCGIEADEEGYAGIRLTARGPVTTCAYGVETDGRTHLSTDGWKSFLVDKNLHVGHAILITIRKTNRQGLKMMIVIDII; the protein is encoded by the exons atggcgccaccaccaccacttgatgaGGATGATAACTATGAAGACCCACTTGAGGAAGCCATCTGTGCTCAAAGAGTGAGGCTGAGCGAacgggaggtgtgcaacctatgcgaCAACTTTCTGCCACGTGCTGAGTTGATCGGGGCGCCACTCGTGACCCGTCTGACAAGTACCATGATCGATCGACATGTCATG aaattgccaaagagcctatctgagagttgtggCATCGAGGCTGATGAAGAAGGCTatgctggaatacgccttaccgcaaggggccccgtcactacttgtgcgtacggcgtggaaacggacggtcgcacacatttAAGCACAgatgggtggaagagcttcctcgttgacaagaatcttcatgttggacatgCCATCCTTATTACTATCAGGAAGACCAACCGTCAAGGCTTGAagatgatgatcgtcatcgatatcattTAA